The proteins below are encoded in one region of Silene latifolia isolate original U9 population chromosome 2, ASM4854445v1, whole genome shotgun sequence:
- the LOC141643413 gene encoding uncharacterized protein LOC141643413 isoform X1 — MTSSITIQPPTTSFHRQTTVNVAGNLSLTSTSTKTFRLPPRRFTAISFQASENESSTSSEPSISSDFTSSVGSPSLQIPFSRRHLTVFNVATSAVAISATCLFCSAIPTLLAFKRAAESMEKLLDVTREELPNTMAAVRLSGMEISDLTTELSDLGQQLTQGVKSSTNAVRMTEERLRRFANMTPRAPMQEVINTKAATAEPSVARTARGIREGIVKGRGMLTMVFGLTRSLTSIINYFSKRSRQALDK; from the exons ATGACATCATCAATAACCATTCAACCTCCAACCACCTCATTTCACCGACAAACCACCGTCAATGTCGCCGGAAACCTATCCCTAACTTCTACTTCCACCAAAACTTTCCGACTTCCACCACGACGCTTCACCGCCATTTCATTCCAAGCGTCAGAAAATGAATCGTCGACTTCATCTGAACCGTCGATTTCTTCAGACTTCACTTCTTCCGTTGGATCGCCGTCGCTTCAAATCCCGTTCTCTCGACGTCACTTGACCGTCTTCAATGTCGCTACTTCTGCG GTAGCAATATCGGCGACGTGTCTATTTTGTTCCGCTATTCCAACACTTTTG GCCTTTAAGAGAGCAGCAGAATCAATGGAAAAGCTGTTGGATGTTACTAGAGAAGAACTTCCTAACACAATGGCAGCAGTTCGCTTATCTGGTATGGAAATCAGTGACTTAACGACGGAGCTAAGTGATTTGGG TCAGCAGTTAACACAGGGAGTTAAAAGCTCGACGAATGCAGTGCGCATGACAGAAGAAAGACTGCGTCGTTTTGCCAACATGACCCCAAGAG CACCAATGCAGGAAGTAATTAACACCAAAGCTGCCACAGCCGAGCCTTCAGTAGCGAGAACCGCACGAGGCATACGAGAGGGGATCGTGAAAGGTCGAGGTATGCTGACAATGGTTTTTGGTCTCACCAGATCTCTTACATCGATTATTAACTACTTTTCAAAGAGATCGAGACAGGCATTGGACAAATGA
- the LOC141643413 gene encoding uncharacterized protein LOC141643413 isoform X2, producing MTSSITIQPPTTSFHRQTTVNVAGNLSLTSTSTKTFRLPPRRFTAISFQASENESSTSSEPSISSDFTSSVGSPSLQIPFSRRHLTVFNVATSAVAISATCLFCSAIPTLLAFKRAAESMEKLLDVTREELPNTMAAVRLSGMEISDLTTELSDLGQQLTQGVKSSTNAVRMTEERLRRFANMTPRGSN from the exons ATGACATCATCAATAACCATTCAACCTCCAACCACCTCATTTCACCGACAAACCACCGTCAATGTCGCCGGAAACCTATCCCTAACTTCTACTTCCACCAAAACTTTCCGACTTCCACCACGACGCTTCACCGCCATTTCATTCCAAGCGTCAGAAAATGAATCGTCGACTTCATCTGAACCGTCGATTTCTTCAGACTTCACTTCTTCCGTTGGATCGCCGTCGCTTCAAATCCCGTTCTCTCGACGTCACTTGACCGTCTTCAATGTCGCTACTTCTGCG GTAGCAATATCGGCGACGTGTCTATTTTGTTCCGCTATTCCAACACTTTTG GCCTTTAAGAGAGCAGCAGAATCAATGGAAAAGCTGTTGGATGTTACTAGAGAAGAACTTCCTAACACAATGGCAGCAGTTCGCTTATCTGGTATGGAAATCAGTGACTTAACGACGGAGCTAAGTGATTTGGG TCAGCAGTTAACACAGGGAGTTAAAAGCTCGACGAATGCAGTGCGCATGACAGAAGAAAGACTGCGTCGTTTTGCCAACATGACCCCAAGAG GAAGTAATTAA
- the LOC141643409 gene encoding protein CPR-5 produces MGVHRPTIPDDDPPSISTAHQNPKPQINGHNPTRRPKKKRVSDDATSATSSLTSTYPINNSNSNSLSQRGIRIPNKRRFHFRRNHSDVEAIAFPLGMSIAAVFAQVLEKKDLVADSASVEYLSKICTSAVRESLTNVFGEKFDAFAINFEKSFGSTLNTIRLVRSEINNGGNLGGNSYVSNCLPDKIPPSISSITGECSLRNNDITEGCRESVDHGEASQYCKRDENRDHVASQCGNQELPMQGIVSLQLACSDPRSLSNHSMLTTIKKSVSEQTRANDLKSVEISLMMKKMQMKEVQLALDSDSNFLEKCKLSLGISRTSFKVEKFKTQVEETKHGELLKELADFLVTGLIIMSFCLCCGVYTFSLDNLRELTKSCYPPEGSKSWWKPMASLNVGWQTLSCQVQVYSRIIFGGLIIGAVAMTLIQRSDIARQGMPITSIVLLLGLLGGFVGKICVDTLGGNGYTWLMFWEVLCSVHFFSITFAPFLYSILYGAVQVCQVAKYRILFPFWVRRCLFRIFLLLLPVSCGLLPFASGKTWWEDHISTWIKNRWLAAYAEQYDVGFHE; encoded by the exons ATGGGAGTCCACCGCCCCACCATCCCCGACGACGATCCTCCATCAATTTCAACCGCCCATCAAAACCCAAAACCCCAAATCAACGGCCATAACCCGACCCGAAGACCCAAGAAGAAACGGGTCTCCGATGACGCCACTTCCGCTACGTCATCTTTAACTTCTACATACCCAATTAATAACAGTAATTCAAATTCCTTATCACAAAGAGGAATTCGAATTCCAAATAAACGGAGATTTCATTTCCGTAGGAATCATTCTGATGTTGAAGCTATTGCTTTTCCTCTTGGAATGTCGATTGCTGCTGTTTTTGCtcag GTATTGGAAAAGAAGGATTTAGTTGCTGATAGTGCATCTGTTGAGTACTTGTCCAAG ATTTGCACTTCAGCTGTGAGAGAATCTTTAACTAAT GTGTTTGGTGAGAAGTTCGATGCTTTTGCAATAAATTTTGAGAAATCATTTGGCAGTACATTAAATACCATCAGATTGGTAAGATCAGAAATTAACAATGGCGGAAATCTTGGTGGGAATTCTTATGTCAGTAATTGCCTCCCTGATAAAATCCCTCCTTCCATCTCCTCAATCACAGGGGAGTGCTCTTTGAGAAATAATGATATTACTGAAGGTTGCCGTGAATCAGTAGACCACGGCGAGGCTTCACAATATTGTAAACGAGATGAAAACAGAGATCATGTGGCCTCACAGTGTGGGAACCAAGAACTTCCCATGCAGGGGATTGTGAGCTTGCAACTTGCGTGTTCAGACCCGCGATCTTTAAGCAACCATTCAATGTTAACTACTATAAAGAAGTCTGTGTCTGAACAGACTCGTGCAAATGACCTCAAAAGCGTGGAGATTAGTTTGATGATGAAAAAGATGCAGATGAAGGAAGTACAACTTGCTTTGGATTCTGATTCAAACTTTTTAGAGAAGTGTAAATTATCTTTGGGCATTTCAAGGACATCCTTCAAGGTGGAAAAGTTCAAGACTCAAGTAGAAGAGACTAAACACGGGGAACTCCTTAAAGAATTGGCAGACTTCCTTGTAACTGGCTTGATTATCATGTCATTCTGCCTTTGCTGTGGAGTTTATACTTTCTCGTTGGACAATCTTCGTGAACTTACTAAATCATGCTATCCTCCTGAG GGGTCCAAATCCTGGTGGAAGCCAATGGCGTCGTTAAATGTAGGGTGGCAAACATTAAGTTGCCAAGTCCAAGTGTACAGCCGGATTATATTTGGCGGGCTAATTATTGGCGCTGTGGCAATGACGCTTATCCAACGGTCAGACATAGCAAGACAAGGCATGCCGATTACGTCTATTGTACTTCTCTTAGGGCTCCTTGGTGGTTTTGTTGGCAAAATTTGTGTGGATACATTAGGAGGAAATGGGTATACTTGGCTCATGTTTTGGGAAGTTCTATGCTCAGTCCACTTTTTCTCCATCACTTTTGCTCCATTCCTCTACTCTATCCTATATGGTGCTGTTCAAGTGTGTCAAGTGGCGAAATATCGAATATTGTTCCCTTTTTGGGTACGGCGTTGTTTGTTCCGCATCTTTCTCCTCCTGCTCCCGGTTTCTTGTGGGCTTTTACCTTTTGCTAGCGGTAAAACATGGTGGGAAGACCATATTTCAACTTGGATAAAAAATCGCTGGTTAGCCGCCTATGCTGAACAATATGATGTTGGGTTTCATGAATGA